In Mycolicibacterium phocaicum, one DNA window encodes the following:
- a CDS encoding ABC1 kinase family protein gives MAEIRRGRTGRAAKLATLPAGIAGRAVLGVGKRMAGKSKEDVNAELVEKAAEQLFQVLGELKGAAMKLGQALSVMEAAIPPAYAEPYREALTKLQSDAPPLPADKVHRVLDAQLGTKWRERFQSFDDTPVASASIGQVHSAVWGDGRRVAVKVQYPGADEAVRADLKTLRMLTTLFKQVVPGADVKSIIDELIERTEEELNYRIEADYQRAFAKAFAGDPQFYVPAVVASSPKVVITEWMEGRKLSEIIAGGTEDERNRCAHLLLEVTISAPYRCGLLHVDTHPGNFMLLDDGRFGVMDFGAVAVHEGGLPRATGPILRLARDEKWEEMTAYLREEGFIPPGATVSHEEINAYLLPYIEPLRHKSFHFSRKWLQGIAATAADIRSEQFAATFKTSRQLNLPPNYLMMFRVLGGLLGIAAQLDATINYADIVDKWVPGFRED, from the coding sequence ATGGCTGAAATCCGCCGTGGCCGCACGGGACGTGCCGCCAAGCTGGCAACCCTTCCTGCCGGGATCGCAGGTCGCGCCGTCCTGGGCGTCGGCAAGCGCATGGCCGGCAAGTCGAAAGAGGACGTCAACGCCGAGCTCGTCGAGAAGGCCGCCGAGCAGCTCTTCCAGGTGCTGGGGGAGCTCAAGGGCGCGGCCATGAAGCTGGGACAAGCGCTTTCGGTCATGGAGGCCGCCATCCCACCGGCGTATGCCGAGCCCTACCGCGAAGCCCTGACCAAACTTCAGAGCGACGCCCCGCCACTGCCCGCCGACAAGGTGCACCGCGTGCTCGACGCCCAGCTGGGCACCAAGTGGCGCGAGCGGTTCCAGTCTTTCGACGACACGCCCGTCGCCTCCGCGAGCATCGGGCAGGTGCACAGCGCGGTGTGGGGCGACGGCCGCCGCGTCGCGGTCAAGGTGCAGTACCCGGGTGCCGATGAGGCCGTGCGCGCCGACCTCAAGACGCTGCGCATGCTCACCACGCTGTTCAAGCAGGTGGTTCCGGGCGCCGACGTCAAGAGCATCATCGACGAGCTCATCGAGCGCACCGAGGAAGAGCTGAACTACCGCATCGAGGCGGACTATCAGCGCGCGTTCGCCAAGGCTTTCGCGGGGGATCCGCAGTTCTATGTGCCGGCGGTCGTCGCATCGTCACCAAAGGTCGTCATCACCGAATGGATGGAGGGCCGCAAGCTCTCCGAGATCATCGCGGGCGGCACCGAAGACGAACGCAACCGGTGCGCGCACCTGTTGCTCGAGGTCACCATCAGCGCCCCCTATCGCTGCGGGCTGCTGCATGTGGACACGCATCCCGGCAATTTCATGCTGCTCGACGACGGCCGGTTCGGTGTCATGGACTTCGGTGCCGTGGCGGTCCACGAGGGCGGCCTGCCGCGCGCCACCGGCCCCATCCTGCGGCTCGCGCGCGATGAGAAGTGGGAGGAGATGACGGCCTACCTCCGGGAGGAAGGCTTCATCCCACCGGGTGCCACGGTGTCGCACGAGGAGATCAACGCCTACCTGCTGCCGTACATCGAACCGTTGCGGCACAAGAGTTTCCACTTCAGCCGCAAGTGGCTGCAGGGCATCGCCGCCACTGCGGCAGACATCCGCAGCGAGCAGTTCGCCGCCACGTTCAAGACCAGCCGCCAACTGAACCTGCCGCCCAACTACCTGATGATGTTCCGGGTGCTCGGCGGTCTGCTCGGCATCGCCGCACAGCTCGACGCGACCATCAACTACGCCGATATCGTCGACAAATGGGTGCCCGGGTTCCGCGAGGACTGA